The proteins below are encoded in one region of Sminthopsis crassicaudata isolate SCR6 chromosome 1, ASM4859323v1, whole genome shotgun sequence:
- the MTRFR gene encoding mitochondrial translation release factor in rescue, with the protein MSTLVFTSLPASLGRFGTGLWGLWKKPAFLFPRPGASGPQVAGKTESHALLPLNETDLEEQFVKGHGPGGQATNKTNNCVVLKHIPTGIVVKCHQTRSVDQNRKLAREILQGKVDLFYRGEDSHIYKAKKEAEKRKRERKKKAKETLEKKRLLKELMLKESKPTAPVLEE; encoded by the exons ATGAGCACCTTGGTCTTCACCTCCCTTCCAGCCTCCCTGGGCAGATTTGGCACTGGGCTATGGGGGCTGTGGAAGAAGCCTGCCTTCTTATTCCCCAGGCCTGGAGCTTCTGGGCCCCAGGTGGCAGGCAAGACGGAGTCCCATGCCCTCCTTCCTCTGAATGAAACGGATCTGGAAGAACAGTTTGTGAAAGGGCACGGTCCTGGCGGCCAGGCAACCAACAAAACGAATAATTGTGTGGTGCTGAAGCACATCCCAACTGGCATCGTGGTCAAG TGCCATCAGACAAGATCGGTTGATCAAAATCGAAAGCTGGCAAGAGAGATTCTGCAAGGGAAAGTGGATCTCTTCTACAGAGGAGAAGACAGTCACATTTATAAAGCCAaaaaggaggcagagaaaaggaagagagaaaggaaaaaaaaagcaaaggaaacccTGGAGAAAAAGAGACTGCTAAAGGAGTTGATGTTAAAGGAATCAAAGCCCACAGCACCTGTGCTAGAAGAGTGA
- the CDK2AP1 gene encoding cyclin-dependent kinase 2-associated protein 1 isoform X1, which yields MAASTQYRQLINDYGPPSLGYTQGTGSSQVPQSKYAELLAIIEELGKEIRPTYAGSKSAMERLKRGIIHARGLVRECLAETERNARS from the exons ATGGCAGCGTCCACCCAGTACCGGCAGCTGATCAATGACTACGGACCCCCATCTCTGGGCTACACCCAA GGTACTGGGAGCAGCCAGGTGCCCCAGAGCAAGTACGCGGAACTGCTGGCTATCATCGAAGAGCTAGGGAAAGAGATCAGACCCACGTACGCAGGGAGCAAAAGCGCCATGGAGAGACTAAAGCGAG gGATCATTCATGCTCGAGGACTAGTCCGGGAATGCCTGGCAGAGACCGAACGAAATGCAAGATCCTAG